A genomic window from Massilia sp. METH4 includes:
- a CDS encoding LexA family transcriptional regulator, whose protein sequence is MNIYQHRRERLTSLIRDQFGGTRKALAEASGWSEARISQILSSTYREGRAFSEKIARKLEGDLSLPPMFFDQGAIAPGEEPSVNPSFLRVRPIDADSHGVVQIRRVRLRLSAGIVGFAVEADEEAGGSFGVESDWLARHRFAPDDLIALEVTGESMEPRLYRGDVVVVNTADKTPADGQVFAVNFEGEAVVKRLTRDAGHWWLTSDNPDQRRFPRKLCDGITCILIGRVVLKKSENI, encoded by the coding sequence ATGAATATCTACCAGCACCGACGAGAGCGGCTCACCTCCCTGATCCGCGACCAATTCGGCGGCACGCGCAAGGCCCTGGCGGAAGCCAGCGGCTGGAGCGAGGCCCGCATCTCCCAGATCCTTTCCTCCACCTACCGCGAAGGCCGCGCATTCAGCGAAAAGATCGCCCGCAAGCTCGAAGGCGACCTGTCGCTGCCTCCCATGTTCTTCGACCAGGGCGCGATCGCCCCCGGTGAGGAACCTTCGGTGAATCCCAGCTTCCTGCGCGTGCGCCCGATCGATGCCGACAGCCATGGCGTGGTGCAGATCCGCCGCGTGCGCCTGCGCCTGTCGGCCGGCATCGTGGGCTTCGCCGTCGAGGCGGACGAGGAAGCGGGCGGCTCGTTCGGCGTGGAAAGCGACTGGCTGGCCCGCCACCGCTTCGCTCCGGACGACCTGATCGCCCTCGAGGTGACCGGCGAAAGCATGGAACCTCGCCTGTATCGCGGCGACGTGGTGGTGGTGAACACGGCGGACAAGACGCCGGCCGACGGCCAGGTCTTCGCCGTCAACTTCGAAGGCGAAGCGGTGGTGAAGCGCCTCACGCGCGATGCAGGCCACTGGTGGCTCACGTCCGACAACCCCGACCAGCGCCGCTTCCCCCGCAAGCTGTGCGACGGTATCACGTGCATCCTCATCGGGCGCGTGGTGCTGAAGAAGAGCGAGAACATCTGA
- a CDS encoding CAP domain-containing protein — translation MFASSLHKIAVLAALAPAAALALPAHAPRVTDGGPGLAALVNAYRAAPGTCGGMAAAAMPPLSVEPALSQIHIATGTFLEPSLERAGYPVEHAEALFVSGAAEPAEAMQALREKYCARLLSPDVAAIGTVRVADGWHVVLARPERRELPAPEGVGEETLAAVNAARAAPRMCGDRQFAAAPPLRLNRALDAAALAHSQYMARLRWFSHQQKNGSVVGDRAIRAGYKWRTIGENIASGQRTAQEAVQGWLDSPGHCANIMNAAFVEMGVGYAVNPARGTLYWTQVLAR, via the coding sequence ATGTTCGCTTCATCTTTACACAAGATTGCCGTGCTGGCCGCGCTCGCGCCGGCCGCCGCCCTCGCCTTGCCCGCCCACGCCCCGCGCGTGACCGACGGAGGGCCAGGCCTCGCCGCCCTGGTCAATGCATATCGCGCTGCCCCGGGTACCTGCGGCGGCATGGCCGCCGCGGCAATGCCGCCGCTGTCCGTGGAACCGGCCCTGTCGCAGATCCACATCGCGACCGGCACGTTTCTCGAACCGTCCCTGGAAAGGGCCGGCTACCCCGTCGAGCATGCCGAGGCGCTGTTCGTCTCCGGCGCGGCGGAACCGGCCGAGGCCATGCAGGCACTGCGCGAAAAATACTGCGCCCGCCTGCTCTCCCCGGATGTTGCAGCCATCGGCACGGTGCGCGTGGCCGACGGCTGGCACGTGGTGCTGGCCCGCCCCGAGCGGCGCGAACTGCCGGCGCCGGAAGGCGTGGGCGAGGAAACGCTGGCGGCCGTGAACGCCGCCCGCGCCGCGCCGCGCATGTGCGGCGACCGCCAGTTCGCGGCCGCGCCGCCGCTGCGCCTGAACCGCGCCCTGGACGCGGCCGCCCTGGCGCACAGCCAGTACATGGCCCGGCTGCGCTGGTTCAGCCACCAGCAGAAAAACGGCAGCGTGGTCGGCGACCGCGCCATTCGCGCCGGCTACAAGTGGCGCACGATCGGCGAGAACATCGCCTCCGGCCAGCGCACCGCGCAAGAGGCGGTGCAGGGCTGGCTGGACAGCCCGGGCCACTGCGCCAACATCATGAATGCGGCGTTCGTGGAGATGGGCGTGGGCTATGCGGTCAATCCGGCGCGCGGAACCCTTTACTGGACCCAGGTGCTGGCGCGGTGA
- a CDS encoding GNAT family N-acetyltransferase — MKLVRLPMLPVPSHEPLTDTRPSPVSLVLYATYSPATSPWGVRAWRWHIMAGQVRVGTISLREGDTHVITHLLGHIGFAVDAAHRGRGYAGLAVRALLPEAASLGVDAAWITTTPDNAACLRTLERIGCTFVEAVPIPPWYATWPKGERTKLRFRLPVPP, encoded by the coding sequence TTGAAACTTGTTCGCCTGCCGATGTTGCCAGTCCCGTCCCACGAACCACTCACCGATACGCGCCCGAGCCCCGTTTCGCTCGTGCTGTACGCCACCTACAGCCCCGCCACGTCGCCCTGGGGCGTGCGCGCGTGGCGCTGGCACATCATGGCCGGACAGGTCCGCGTCGGCACGATCAGCCTGCGCGAAGGCGATACGCACGTGATCACGCACCTGCTGGGCCATATCGGCTTTGCCGTCGATGCGGCGCATCGCGGCCGGGGGTATGCCGGCCTGGCGGTGCGCGCGCTGCTGCCGGAAGCGGCCAGCCTGGGCGTGGACGCCGCCTGGATCACCACCACGCCCGACAACGCCGCCTGCCTGCGTACGCTGGAGCGGATCGGCTGCACGTTCGTGGAAGCGGTGCCGATTCCGCCCTGGTATGCCACGTGGCCGAAAGGGGAGCGCACCAAGTTGCGCTTCCGGCTGCCGGTGCCGCCGTAA
- a CDS encoding phosphonate transporter, with protein sequence MDVLAFDQPDLGQRLAALTDEQLDEASFGVIGFDDATVVRRYNRFESQAAGLSPHSVVGQPFFTSVAPCMNNFMVAQRFEDAQDDGVPLDETMPYVLTLRMRPTKVRLRLLALPGAATRYVLVQRQP encoded by the coding sequence ATGGACGTTCTTGCTTTCGACCAGCCCGACCTGGGCCAACGCCTCGCGGCGCTCACCGACGAACAGCTCGACGAGGCATCGTTCGGCGTCATCGGTTTCGATGACGCGACCGTGGTGCGGCGCTACAACCGCTTCGAATCGCAGGCTGCCGGCCTGTCGCCGCACAGCGTGGTGGGGCAGCCCTTCTTCACCAGCGTGGCGCCATGCATGAACAACTTCATGGTGGCGCAGCGCTTCGAGGATGCGCAGGACGACGGCGTGCCGCTCGACGAGACGATGCCCTATGTGCTGACCTTGCGCATGCGGCCAACGAAGGTGCGGCTGCGCCTGCTGGCGCTGCCCGGCGCGGCCACCCGCTACGTGCTCGTGCAACGGCAGCCGTGA
- a CDS encoding diguanylate cyclase, producing the protein MNTEASAGAPADDGIDLAAEHEALMQFLYLAPVGLVQARGDGEITLSNPISAQLLMPLSRDGCLDNLFTALQDVAPEVRNLCEQFTAPRGRICDGLHIHLHGGGRRTPGILSLSIVKLDPSRLMAVLQDVTLQVQRDRQLRQSDAWLNALLASVADYALVSLDREGRIEQWNDSIGRVTGFSESVVGQPYAVFEPEDTTTPERARDLLREADDSGWSLDEGLRMRADGTPFWGSAMITPLPERDPLAPDTEAAYCLVLRDITDRRDASESWRQAVFSDHLTGVANRRGFFHAAELELGRARRFPRPVSLALFDLDHFKRVNDAHGHPVGDAVLREFAQALRNAFRAVDVVARLGGEEFAVLLPSTETEQACAVAKRLLATVEGLTVRVDGVAVAFTVSAGVAGWKPRLGGIDDLLKRADRALYAAKADGRNRVVCWRLDLQDTAA; encoded by the coding sequence GTGAATACCGAAGCTTCGGCCGGCGCGCCGGCGGATGACGGCATCGACCTCGCTGCCGAACACGAAGCGCTGATGCAGTTCCTGTACCTGGCGCCGGTGGGGCTGGTGCAGGCCAGGGGGGATGGCGAGATCACGCTGAGCAACCCGATCTCGGCGCAGCTGTTGATGCCGCTGTCGCGCGACGGCTGCCTGGACAACCTGTTTACCGCGCTGCAGGACGTGGCGCCTGAGGTGCGCAACCTGTGCGAGCAGTTCACCGCGCCGCGCGGCCGCATCTGCGACGGCCTGCACATCCATCTGCACGGCGGCGGCCGGCGCACGCCGGGCATCCTGTCGCTGTCGATCGTCAAGCTCGATCCATCCCGCCTGATGGCCGTCCTGCAGGACGTGACGCTGCAGGTGCAGCGCGACCGCCAGCTGCGCCAGAGCGACGCCTGGCTGAACGCGCTGCTGGCCAGCGTGGCCGACTATGCGCTGGTGAGCCTGGACCGCGAGGGACGCATCGAGCAATGGAACGATAGCATCGGCCGCGTGACGGGTTTCTCGGAATCGGTCGTGGGCCAGCCCTATGCCGTGTTCGAACCGGAGGACACCACCACGCCGGAACGGGCGAGAGACCTGTTGCGCGAGGCCGACGACAGCGGCTGGAGCCTCGATGAAGGCTTGCGCATGCGCGCCGACGGCACGCCCTTCTGGGGCAGCGCGATGATCACGCCGCTGCCCGAGCGCGATCCGCTGGCGCCCGATACCGAAGCCGCCTATTGCCTGGTGCTGCGCGACATCACCGATCGGCGCGACGCCAGCGAGAGCTGGCGCCAGGCCGTGTTCTCGGATCACCTGACGGGCGTGGCGAACCGGCGCGGCTTCTTCCATGCGGCGGAGCTGGAACTGGGCCGCGCGCGCCGCTTCCCGCGGCCGGTATCGCTGGCGCTGTTCGACCTCGATCATTTCAAGCGCGTCAACGACGCGCATGGCCATCCGGTGGGAGACGCGGTGCTGCGCGAGTTCGCGCAGGCGCTGCGCAACGCCTTCCGCGCCGTGGACGTGGTGGCCCGGCTGGGCGGCGAGGAGTTCGCCGTGCTGCTGCCTTCCACGGAAACGGAGCAGGCCTGCGCCGTGGCTAAGCGGCTGCTCGCAACCGTGGAAGGCCTTACCGTGCGGGTCGATGGCGTGGCCGTGGCCTTCACGGTCAGCGCCGGCGTGGCCGGCTGGAAGCCGCGGCTGGGTGGCATCGACGACCTGCTCAAGCGCGCCGACCGCGCGCTGTACGCCGCCAAGGCCGACGGCCGCAACCGCGTCGTGTGCTGGCGGCTCGACCTGCAGGATACCGCCGCATGA
- a CDS encoding EAL domain-containing protein: MMEHDDKLAYEALIQFLYRTPIGLLQADIDGAIDMLNPMASQLLMPLAPNGSLDNLYAIFAGAAPDLREAVARCDTPSGVVVEGLRIEAPDGRDGPQVLSLSVMKLDPHRLMAAVNDITLESRREQERLATRLSSAARTDALTRMPNRGAVHEELRRILERDHAEPKADTGFAVLFMNCDRFRQVNDALGQAMGDQLLVLVAERIRNVLRPPSDRITLGQRGGQLAARVGGDEFVVVLDGLRRVEDAESVATRLIGAIGRSYHLQGHDVVCNVSVGIAWGDGHDPDALLRDAGIAMVEAKRAGGARFVRFEAEMRERSARRSDIETDLRLALQSDQLFVVYQPVVALRPDGRTDCSAGVEALVRWRHPVRGIVPPFEFIGVAEECGLIGPLGDFVLERASRDFVHWQGALGELAPRLLAVNLSRAQLGQREWADTVARILAETGMDPQRLQLEVTESLAAQDTAVQQRLHELKALGITLALDDFGTGYSSLASLHLLPVDTVKIDRSFVSQSETSHHHRVLIEATVKVAQSLGMSTVAEGIETAEQAMVVRTLRCDKGQGYLYSRPLPSDELVAWLRQSACA, translated from the coding sequence ATGATGGAGCACGACGACAAACTCGCCTACGAGGCGCTGATCCAGTTCCTGTACCGCACGCCGATCGGCCTGCTGCAGGCCGACATCGACGGTGCCATCGACATGCTCAACCCGATGGCCTCGCAGCTGCTGATGCCGCTGGCGCCGAATGGCTCGCTCGACAACCTGTACGCCATCTTCGCGGGCGCCGCGCCGGATTTGCGCGAGGCGGTGGCGCGCTGCGATACGCCGAGCGGCGTGGTGGTGGAGGGGCTGCGCATCGAAGCGCCGGACGGGCGCGACGGCCCGCAGGTGCTGTCGCTGTCGGTGATGAAGCTCGATCCGCACCGGCTGATGGCGGCGGTGAACGACATCACGCTGGAGTCGCGGCGGGAGCAGGAGCGGCTGGCCACCCGCCTCTCTTCGGCGGCACGCACCGATGCGCTCACGCGCATGCCGAACCGCGGCGCCGTGCACGAGGAATTGCGCCGCATCCTGGAGCGCGACCATGCCGAGCCGAAGGCCGATACCGGTTTTGCGGTGCTGTTCATGAACTGCGACCGCTTCCGCCAGGTGAACGACGCGCTGGGCCAAGCGATGGGCGACCAGCTGCTGGTGCTCGTGGCCGAACGCATTCGCAACGTGCTGCGCCCGCCCAGCGACCGCATCACGCTGGGGCAGCGCGGCGGCCAGCTGGCCGCGCGCGTGGGCGGCGACGAATTCGTGGTGGTGCTCGACGGCTTGCGCCGCGTGGAGGATGCCGAGAGCGTGGCCACGCGGCTGATCGGCGCGATCGGGCGCAGCTATCACCTGCAGGGGCATGACGTGGTGTGCAATGTGAGCGTGGGCATCGCCTGGGGCGACGGCCACGATCCCGATGCGCTGCTGCGCGACGCCGGCATCGCCATGGTGGAAGCCAAGCGGGCGGGCGGTGCCCGGTTCGTGCGCTTCGAGGCCGAAATGCGCGAGCGCTCCGCGCGCCGCAGCGATATCGAGACGGACCTGCGGCTGGCCCTGCAGTCCGACCAGCTGTTCGTGGTGTACCAGCCCGTGGTGGCGCTGCGCCCCGACGGCCGCACGGATTGTTCGGCCGGCGTGGAAGCGTTGGTGCGCTGGCGTCACCCGGTGCGCGGCATCGTGCCGCCGTTCGAATTCATCGGCGTGGCCGAGGAGTGCGGCCTGATCGGACCACTGGGCGACTTCGTGCTGGAACGCGCCAGCCGCGACTTCGTGCACTGGCAGGGCGCGCTGGGCGAGCTGGCGCCACGCCTCCTGGCAGTAAACCTGTCGCGCGCCCAGCTGGGCCAGCGCGAATGGGCCGACACCGTGGCGCGCATTCTGGCCGAAACCGGCATGGACCCGCAGCGCCTGCAACTGGAGGTGACGGAGAGCCTGGCAGCGCAGGATACCGCTGTGCAGCAACGCCTGCACGAACTGAAGGCGCTCGGCATTACGCTGGCGCTGGACGATTTCGGCACCGGTTATTCCTCGCTGGCCAGCCTGCACCTGCTGCCGGTGGACACGGTGAAGATCGACCGCTCGTTCGTGAGCCAGAGCGAGACGAGCCACCACCATCGCGTGCTGATCGAGGCCACCGTGAAGGTGGCGCAGAGCCTGGGCATGAGCACCGTGGCCGAGGGCATCGAGACGGCCGAACAGGCCATGGTGGTGCGCACGCTACGCTGCGACAAGGGGCAGGGCTACCTGTACAGCCGCCCGCTGCCGAGCGACGAGCTGGTGGCCTGGCTCAGGCAGAGCGCCTGCGCCTGA
- a CDS encoding Rhs element Vgr protein codes for MHRSRPLTEGEIACCRKLFGAAIHYARVRIHARGWFFGVQWPHTAMAPDGAIWFRPEDFREDFSREPAWRLLWFMHEMVHVWQWQLGYPVMCRGALRAGLSYRYQLAPGRRLGDYNMEAQGDLLADWFALRWLGEPGAMRQKQYAGEAWLFDEVLRDFLADPANPTCLPRLKLPFAARAMAFLRRRRSA; via the coding sequence ATGCACCGCTCCCGCCCGTTGACCGAAGGCGAAATCGCCTGCTGCCGCAAGCTGTTCGGCGCCGCGATCCATTATGCGCGGGTACGCATCCACGCCCGCGGCTGGTTCTTCGGTGTGCAGTGGCCGCACACGGCCATGGCGCCGGATGGCGCCATCTGGTTCCGGCCCGAGGATTTTCGCGAGGATTTTTCGCGCGAGCCGGCATGGCGGCTGCTGTGGTTCATGCACGAGATGGTGCACGTGTGGCAGTGGCAGCTGGGCTACCCGGTGATGTGCCGCGGCGCGCTGCGCGCCGGGCTCTCCTACCGCTACCAGCTCGCGCCGGGCCGGCGCCTGGGGGACTACAACATGGAGGCCCAGGGCGACCTGCTGGCGGACTGGTTTGCGCTGCGCTGGCTCGGCGAGCCGGGGGCAATGCGCCAGAAGCAGTACGCGGGCGAGGCCTGGCTGTTCGACGAGGTGCTGCGGGACTTCCTGGCCGATCCCGCAAACCCGACCTGCCTGCCGCGCCTGAAGCTGCCCTTTGCGGCGCGGGCGATGGCATTCCTCAGGCGCAGGCGCTCTGCCTGA
- a CDS encoding alpha/beta hydrolase, with the protein MTTLDPRPAVVLLHSSMSSRSQWAALTAAHEAAYRFIALDLLGYGKAPFPNAAMQAAFSLAHEVDAVQAALAAQLEPDEPYHLVGHSYGGATALRLARTQPGRVRSLAVFEPVAFHLLDAGHPGRAEVGTVIAAIEAAATAEDATRSFIDYWNGPGAFDAMPAPLRERFTTQVAKVKLDFVALLAEPATLADMAAIDVPALVLSGRDGPASTRAVATALAATLPRATAAQTPGGHMAPITHAADVNQEIAAFLSTVA; encoded by the coding sequence ATGACCACCCTTGATCCCCGCCCTGCCGTCGTCCTGCTGCACAGCTCCATGAGTTCGCGCAGCCAGTGGGCCGCGCTGACCGCCGCCCACGAAGCGGCCTACCGCTTCATCGCACTGGACCTGCTGGGCTACGGCAAGGCACCCTTCCCCAATGCCGCGATGCAGGCGGCCTTCTCGCTCGCCCACGAAGTGGACGCGGTGCAGGCAGCGCTTGCGGCGCAACTGGAGCCGGACGAGCCCTACCACCTGGTGGGCCACTCCTATGGTGGCGCCACCGCGCTGCGGCTGGCGCGCACGCAGCCGGGCCGGGTGCGCTCGCTGGCCGTGTTCGAACCCGTGGCCTTCCACCTGCTCGATGCCGGCCACCCCGGCCGCGCCGAAGTGGGTACAGTCATTGCCGCGATCGAGGCGGCGGCCACCGCGGAGGACGCCACGCGCAGCTTCATCGACTACTGGAACGGCCCGGGCGCCTTCGACGCCATGCCCGCGCCGCTGCGTGAGCGCTTCACCACCCAGGTCGCCAAGGTGAAGCTCGACTTCGTCGCCCTGCTGGCCGAACCCGCCACGCTCGCCGACATGGCCGCGATCGACGTACCCGCCCTCGTGCTCTCCGGCCGCGACGGCCCCGCCTCTACCCGCGCCGTCGCCACCGCCCTCGCGGCCACCCTGCCCCGCGCCACCGCCGCGCAGACACCCGGCGGCCACATGGCCCCGATCACGCACGCCGCGGACGTCAACCAGGAAATCGCCGCGTTCCTGTCAACTGTTGCCTGA
- a CDS encoding PEP-CTERM sorting domain-containing protein, whose translation MKMKQAYMVLAMAFAAGSAAAATTDFSSGAQGWEGTQPANGVGGSGIDTSLGNDAPAYRTIINNFGISFTNSTNTDFVRDYTASSSVTFGIDVLTQQVRFFNSDVTRDLVLELRDYDNASNGLPYTSVWTRIGTLDASVGGWQHFSVTIDDTSAIGLPSGWGGYGAETSDGTPYLPEDRTFASVLAGVDEIAFTTYTPGFAYGFTDFDVAVDNITVSAVPEPGTYAMMLAGLGLLGAAARRRKAA comes from the coding sequence ATGAAGATGAAGCAGGCTTACATGGTGTTGGCAATGGCTTTCGCCGCGGGCAGTGCCGCCGCGGCCACGACGGACTTTTCTTCCGGCGCACAAGGCTGGGAAGGAACGCAGCCCGCGAACGGGGTGGGCGGTTCCGGCATCGACACGTCGCTGGGCAATGACGCGCCGGCCTATCGCACGATCATCAACAACTTCGGTATCAGCTTCACCAACAGCACGAATACCGATTTCGTGCGCGACTACACGGCCTCCTCCTCCGTCACCTTCGGCATCGACGTGCTGACGCAGCAGGTGCGCTTCTTCAACTCGGATGTGACGCGCGACCTGGTGCTGGAATTGCGCGACTACGACAACGCGAGCAACGGCCTGCCGTACACCAGCGTGTGGACCCGGATCGGCACGCTCGACGCCTCCGTCGGCGGCTGGCAGCACTTCTCCGTCACGATCGACGACACCTCCGCCATCGGCCTGCCGTCGGGCTGGGGCGGCTATGGGGCGGAAACGTCCGATGGCACACCTTACCTGCCCGAGGACCGCACCTTTGCCAGCGTGCTGGCCGGTGTCGACGAGATCGCCTTCACCACGTACACGCCGGGCTTCGCTTACGGCTTCACGGACTTCGACGTGGCCGTGGACAACATCACCGTCAGCGCCGTGCCGGAACCGGGCACCTATGCGATGATGCTGGCCGGCCTCGGCCTGCTGGGGGCCGCCGCCCGTCGCCGCAAAGCCGCCTGA
- a CDS encoding OBAP family protein: MRALLTILCALAAPALAQQAVPPSVGPAGAPKSARTQALEAGAKMLQSAAPMRGFDIYLVGFHPMKDAPELQMEAHHWCHQRNEDFAQCILFDGNTAEANMNGLEYIISEKAYQLLPEAERRFWHPHNGEILSGQLVAPGLPDAAEKALMKSKMNSYGKTWHTWNTGHEGHTGEALPLGEAKLAWSFSRDGEAVPAIVQKRDRKLGIDTAAKRRERADLRELARPQSGVDALKGRFARPTAAIPGVVDTHPAQ, encoded by the coding sequence ATGAGAGCCCTGTTGACGATCCTGTGCGCGCTGGCCGCCCCCGCCCTTGCCCAGCAGGCTGTCCCGCCCTCCGTCGGGCCGGCCGGCGCACCGAAAAGCGCCAGGACCCAGGCGCTGGAAGCGGGCGCGAAGATGCTGCAGAGCGCCGCGCCCATGCGCGGCTTCGACATCTATCTCGTCGGTTTCCATCCCATGAAGGACGCCCCCGAGCTGCAGATGGAAGCGCACCACTGGTGCCACCAGCGCAACGAGGATTTCGCCCAGTGCATCCTGTTCGACGGCAATACGGCCGAGGCCAATATGAACGGCCTCGAATACATCATCTCGGAGAAGGCTTACCAGCTGCTGCCCGAGGCCGAACGCAGGTTCTGGCACCCGCACAACGGCGAGATCCTCAGCGGCCAGCTGGTCGCGCCGGGCCTCCCCGACGCGGCCGAGAAGGCGCTGATGAAGAGCAAGATGAACAGCTACGGCAAGACCTGGCATACCTGGAATACCGGCCACGAGGGCCATACGGGCGAGGCGCTGCCGCTCGGCGAAGCGAAGCTGGCCTGGTCGTTCAGCCGCGACGGCGAAGCGGTTCCCGCGATCGTGCAGAAGCGCGACCGCAAGCTCGGCATCGACACGGCGGCCAAGCGCCGCGAGCGTGCCGACCTGCGCGAGCTGGCCCGCCCGCAGTCCGGCGTGGATGCGCTGAAGGGTCGCTTCGCCCGCCCCACCGCGGCGATCCCGGGCGTGGTTGACACGCACCCTGCTCAGTAA
- the gluQRS gene encoding tRNA glutamyl-Q(34) synthetase GluQRS has protein sequence MLSSYIGRFAPSPTGPLHLGSLVAAMASYLDAKVHGGQWLVRIEDLDRDRNVPGADEHILASLRRCGMAWDGEVTWQTRREPLYEAALAQLGQHVYPCGCSRKEIADSQTRLGLSNNAALVYPGTCRAGLAPGKAPRALRLRTPQQPGRVIGFEDRWHGPVEQDITAEVGDFVIRRADGFWAYQLAVVVDDAAQGVTDIVRGADLLDSTPRQLYLQELLGVPHPRYLHVPVVVNADGEKLSKQTGAAAFDNGASPERLLADSLQPAARFLGLHVEAATIPAFWDAAVPAWERLLRDRRAW, from the coding sequence ATGTTGTCCTCCTACATCGGCCGCTTCGCCCCTTCCCCCACCGGTCCCCTGCACCTCGGTTCGCTCGTTGCGGCGATGGCGAGTTACCTGGACGCGAAGGTGCACGGCGGCCAGTGGCTGGTGCGCATCGAGGACCTCGACCGCGACCGCAACGTGCCGGGCGCCGACGAGCACATCCTCGCCTCGCTGCGCCGCTGCGGCATGGCGTGGGATGGCGAGGTGACGTGGCAGACGCGCCGCGAGCCCCTGTACGAGGCGGCGCTGGCGCAGCTGGGCCAGCACGTGTACCCGTGCGGCTGCTCGCGCAAGGAGATCGCCGATTCGCAGACGCGCCTCGGCCTGTCGAACAATGCGGCGCTCGTGTATCCGGGCACCTGCCGCGCCGGCCTCGCGCCGGGCAAGGCGCCGCGCGCGCTGCGCCTGCGCACGCCGCAGCAACCGGGCCGCGTGATCGGCTTCGAAGACCGCTGGCACGGCCCCGTCGAACAGGACATCACGGCCGAGGTGGGCGACTTCGTGATCCGCCGCGCGGATGGTTTCTGGGCCTACCAGCTGGCCGTGGTGGTCGACGATGCGGCGCAGGGCGTCACCGACATCGTGCGCGGCGCCGACCTGCTCGATTCCACGCCGCGCCAGCTCTACCTTCAGGAACTCCTCGGCGTGCCGCACCCGCGCTACCTGCACGTGCCGGTGGTGGTCAATGCCGACGGCGAGAAACTGTCGAAGCAGACCGGGGCCGCCGCGTTCGACAACGGGGCCTCGCCGGAACGGCTGCTGGCCGACAGCCTGCAACCGGCCGCCCGCTTCCTCGGCCTGCACGTGGAAGCCGCCACCATTCCCGCGTTCTGGGACGCGGCCGTGCCGGCCTGGGAACGGCTGCTGCGCGACAGGCGGGCCTGGTAG
- a CDS encoding MFS transporter, with amino-acid sequence MVWLMATATGLIVANLYYAQPLVGPISQATGLAPGVAGFVVTLTQLGYCLGMIFIVPLGDLLENRRLIVTALIGVACALAVAAFSTSAALFLAAAFCIGVGSVVAQIIVPFASHLSKPETRGQTVGKVVSGLLLGIMLARPVSSLLTDAFGWHAVFMLSALVMAGLAFVLKRRLPLREPAHTSTHTGNYAALLASLWFLLKTTPILRRRSAYQFCMFGAFSLFWTTVPLILASPAFGMSQTGIAIFALVGVAGALASPIAGRRADQGKSRSTTAIALVAGVLSFAAPLLLQGGRMVDLAVLVLASIVLDAAVSASLVTGQRALYALSADVRSRLNGLYMAIFFMGGALGSSLGGWMYAHHGWQGVLMTGLMFPAAGLLVFSTERR; translated from the coding sequence ATGGTGTGGCTGATGGCCACGGCGACGGGCCTCATCGTCGCCAACCTGTATTACGCCCAGCCGCTGGTGGGGCCGATCAGCCAGGCGACGGGGCTCGCGCCCGGCGTGGCGGGCTTCGTCGTCACGCTGACGCAGCTGGGGTATTGCCTCGGCATGATCTTCATCGTGCCGCTGGGCGACCTGCTGGAGAACCGCAGGCTGATCGTCACGGCCCTGATCGGCGTGGCGTGCGCGCTGGCCGTGGCGGCGTTCAGCACCAGCGCCGCGCTGTTCCTGGCGGCGGCGTTCTGCATCGGCGTTGGCTCCGTGGTCGCGCAAATCATCGTGCCGTTCGCATCGCACCTGTCGAAGCCGGAAACGCGCGGGCAGACGGTGGGCAAGGTCGTCAGCGGCCTGCTGCTGGGGATCATGCTGGCGCGGCCCGTGTCGAGCCTTCTTACCGACGCCTTCGGCTGGCATGCGGTGTTCATGCTTTCCGCGCTGGTGATGGCCGGCCTGGCATTCGTGCTGAAGCGCCGCCTGCCGCTGCGCGAGCCCGCGCACACCAGCACCCATACAGGCAACTACGCGGCATTGCTGGCATCGCTGTGGTTCCTGCTGAAGACCACGCCGATCCTGCGCCGCCGCTCCGCCTACCAGTTCTGCATGTTCGGCGCCTTCAGCCTGTTCTGGACCACCGTACCGCTGATCCTCGCCAGCCCCGCGTTCGGCATGTCGCAGACCGGCATCGCCATCTTCGCGCTGGTGGGCGTGGCCGGCGCCCTCGCCTCGCCGATCGCGGGCCGCCGCGCCGACCAGGGCAAGTCGCGCTCCACCACGGCCATCGCGCTCGTCGCCGGCGTGCTGTCGTTCGCCGCCCCGCTGCTGCTGCAAGGCGGCCGCATGGTCGACCTGGCCGTGCTGGTGCTGGCTTCCATCGTGCTGGACGCCGCCGTTTCCGCCAGCCTCGTCACTGGCCAGCGGGCACTGTATGCGCTCAGCGCGGACGTGCGCTCGCGCCTGAACGGGCTGTACATGGCCATCTTCTTCATGGGCGGCGCGCTGGGTTCCTCGCTGGGCGGCTGGATGTATGCGCACCACGGCTGGCAGGGCGTGCTGATGACGGGCCTGATGTTCCCCGCCGCCGGCCTGCTGGTCTTCTCCACCGAGCGCCGCTGA